A genomic window from Triticum urartu cultivar G1812 chromosome 7, Tu2.1, whole genome shotgun sequence includes:
- the LOC125524569 gene encoding protein NRT1/ PTR FAMILY 8.3-like: MEAADEERPLLNRHRRPAQTQDESSSYTSDGTVDIYRQPALKQSTGNWRACFFILGAEFSECMCFFAVAKNLVTYLTTVLHESNVDAARNVSTWIGSCFLTPVIGAFLADSYWGRYTTIAVFLSVYIVGMLIVTSSAALPFLLPRSSDESGGVHPAAVYLGLYLVALGTGGIKPCAAALGADQFDGADPMERVAKGSFFNWYYFSINIGSLLAATLLVWVQDNIGWTVGFGIPTVLIGFGLAVFVAGGRIYRYKPLGRGGSPLARVFQVVVAATRNCRLELPDDSSALHENDRAERTSQFTFFDKAAIVLPSSEKKGPWRLCTVSQVEELKTLLRMSPVWASLLIFFAVTAQMSSTLIEQGMAMDKRVGAFVVPPASLSTFDVISVLVWVPIYDAVLVPLARRVTGEDRGFTQLQRIGVGLALSAAGMAYAALIETRRLAAPATSMSIMWQAPCYFVLGAAEVFASIGMLEFFYDQSPGSMKSLGAALALLAIAGGNYLNSVLLGAVASTTGWIADNLDQGHLDYFFWFMAALSVLNLLQFVYCSTRYKSIDQH, encoded by the exons ATGGAAGCAGCAGATGAGGAGAGGCCACTGCTGAACCGCCATCGCCGGCCTGCACAGACACAG GACGAAAGCTCAAGTTATACAAGTGATGGAACGGTTGATATCTACAGACAGCCTGCTCTCAAGCAGAGCACTGGCAACTGGAGAGCATGCTTCTTCATTCTAG GCGCCGAATTCAGCGAATGCATGTGCTTCTTCGCCGTCGCCAAGAACTTGGTCACCTACCTTACGACGGTGCTCCATGAGAGCAACGTCGACGCTGCGAGGAACGTGTCGACTTGGATCGGCAGCTGCTTCCTCACGCCGGTCATCGGAGCCTTCTTGGCCGACTCTTACTGGGGAAGATACACCACAATTGCAGTTTTCCTGTCGGTTTACATCGTT GGGATGCTCATCGTGACATCATCGGCGGCGCTTCCGTTTCTCCTTCCTCGTTCCTCCGACGAGAGTGGTGGTGTCCATCCTGCCGCCGTATACCTGGGGCTCTACCTTGTCGCCCTCGGCACAGGTGGAATCAAGCCCTGTGCCGCGGCCTTGGGCGCCGATCAGTTCGACGGCGCCGACCCAATGGAGCGGGTGGCCAAGGGCTCCTTCTTCAACTGGTACTACTTCTCGATCAACATTGGCTCGCTGCTGGCGGCGACATTGCTCGTATGGGTGCAGGACAACATTGGATGGACCGTCGGGTTCGGGATCCCGACTGTCCTCATAGGATTCGGCCTAGCCGTGTTCGTCGCCGGGGGGAGGATTTACAGGTACAAGCCACTAGGACGGGGAGGTAGCCCATTGGCGAGGGTCTTCCAGGTGGTTGTGGCAGCCACGAGGAATTGTCGTCTCGAGCTGCCCGATGATTCCTCGGCCCTGCACGAAAATGACAGAGCTGAGCGTACCAGTCAATTCACGTTCTTTGACAAGGCTGCGATCGTGCTGCCGTCGTCGGAGAAGAAGGGCCCGTGGCGGCTCTGCACGGTGTCGCAGGTGGAGGAGCTGAAGACGCTGCTGCGGATGTCCCCCGTCTGGGCGTCGCTGCTCATCTTCTTCGCGGTCACCGCACAGATGTCGTCCACGCTTATCGAGCAGGGCATGGCAATGGACAAGCGCGTCGGCGCCTTTGTTGTGCCGCCTGCGTCCCTGTCTACCTTCGACGTCATCAGCGTCCTCGTCTGGGTTCCTATTTATGACGCCGTCCTGGTGCCGCTCGCCCGGCGTGTCACCGGCGAGGACAGGGGCTTCACGCAGCTCCAGCGCATTGGCGTCGGCCTAGCACTCTCCGCGGCCGGTATGGCTTACGCTGCGTTGATTGAGACGAGGCGGCTGGCGGCGCCGGCGACCTCGATGAGCATCATGTGGCAGGCGCCGTGCTACTTCGTGCTGGGCGCGGCCGAGGTGTTCGCCAGCATCGGCATGCTCGAGTTCTTCTACGACCAGTCCCCGGGGTCCATGAAGAGCCTCGGCGCGGCGCTCGCGCTGCTCGCCATCGCTGGCGGTAACTACCTCAACTCTGTCCTACTCGGCGCTGTCGCGTCGACCACCGGGTGGATCGCGGACAATCTCGACCAAGGCCACCTTGACTACTTCTTCTGGTTCATGGCCGCTCTCAGCGTGCTCAACCTGTTGCAGTTCGTCTACTGCTCGACCAGATACAAAAGCATAGATCAGCATTAG